The following are from one region of the Silene latifolia isolate original U9 population chromosome 9, ASM4854445v1, whole genome shotgun sequence genome:
- the LOC141601723 gene encoding uncharacterized protein LOC141601723, protein MLLKQYDLVFVPQKAVKCQAIADFFADHPVPAEWEISDDLPGEEIFYVDVLPPWQMYFDGAARQDGAGAGVVSVTPQNHLMPYAFTLTQLCTNNMAEYQALILGLQMAIEIGVRDMDIYGDSKLVVNQVLGEYEVKNEDLIPYHQQALQLLNQLDDIHVGHVPRSANKLADALANLAATLALGAEESMKIPVCNRWVVSSLEGEENVDTTNMICVYTVDEDDWRQPIIDFLDHQKLPDDPRHKVEIRRHAPKFIHYKGTLYRRSFSGQWLRCLNKDEATKAMHEAHSGICGAHQSGPKLHDRVKKMGYYWPTMVQDCMDFAKKCEPCQFYANFIHQPPEPLHPTVSSWPFEAWGLDVVGPLTPKASNGHEYILAATDYFSKWAEAITLRDVKKENIVDFIRTQIIYRYGEVYTNGAYKIVDEDGIRVGPINGMFLKRYYS, encoded by the exons ATGTTGCTTAAGCAGTATGACTTGGTGTTCGTGCCTCAAAAGGCTGTGAAATGTCAAGCTATCGCTGACTTCTTTGCTGATCATCCAGTGCCAGCAGAGTGGGAAATTTCAGATGACCTCCCAGGAGAAGAAATTTTCTATGTGGACGTCCTACCTCCATGGCAAATGTACTTTGACGGTGCTGCAAGGCAAGATGGAGCTGGAGCTGGAGTTGTATccgtaactccacaaaatcatcttATGCCATATGCCTTTACACTCACTCAGTTGTGTACTAATAATATGGCAGAATACCAAGCTCTCATACTCGGTCTTCAAATGGCGATCGAAATAGGTGTCAGGGATATGGACATATACGGAGACTCAAAGCTGGTGGTCAACCAAGTCCTTGGTGAATATGAAGTGAAAAATGAAGACTTGATTCCCTACCATCAACAGGCATTACAACTGCTGAATCAACTTGACGACATCCATGTTGGTCATGTGCcaaggagtgccaataagttggctGACGCGCTTGCTAATCTTGCAGCCACTTTGGCACTGGGGGCAGAAGAGTCTATGAAAATCCCAGTCTGCAATCGTTGGGTAGTATCATCGCTTGAAGGAGAAGAAAATGTAGACACAACCAACATGATATGTGTCTACACAGTTGATGAAGATGACTGGCGTCAACCTATCATTGATTTTTTGGACCACCAAAAACTACCCGATGATCCCAGACACAAGGTAGAAATACGTCGACATGCTCCAAAGTTCATTCATTATAAAGGGACACTCTACAGACGTTCTTTCTCAGGCCAATGGTTGAGGTGTCTAAACAAGGACGAAGCTACTAAAGCAATGCATGAAGCTCATTCTGGCATTTGTGGTGCTCATCAATCGGGGCCTAAACTTCATGATCGTGTAAAGAAAATGGGGTATTACTGGCCAACCATGGTGCAAGATTGTATGGACTTTGCGAAAAAATGTGAACCCTGTCAGTTCTACGCAAACTTCATACACCAACCGCCGGAGCCGTTACATCCTACTGTTTCTTCATGGCCCTTTGAGGCTTGGGGACTTGATGTTGTTGGACCTCTTACTCCAAAGGCCTCAAATGGACACGAGTATATCCTCGCTGCCACTGACTATTTCTCAAAATGGGCAGAAGCCATCACACTACGGGATGTGAAGAAAGAAAATATTGTGGACTTCATTAGAACCCaaatcatctacagatatggt GAGGTCTATACAAATGGTGCTTACAAAATCGTGGATGAAGACGGCATTCGGGTAGGCCCAATCAATGGGATGTTTTTGAAGCGTTACTATTCTTAA